In Calothrix sp. PCC 7507, one DNA window encodes the following:
- a CDS encoding ArsJ-associated glyceraldehyde-3-phosphate dehydrogenase, translating to MKIRVGINGFGRIGRLALRAAWGWPELEFVHINEVKGGAVTAAHLLKFDSVHGRWTPEVEAEGDRVLIDGKSLSFSEYSQPGEVPWEELGVDLVLESSGKFRTTATLDPYFKRGVQKVIVAAPVKEGALNIVMGVNDHLYQPDTHHLLTAASCTTNCLAPVVKVIHEGLGIKHGIITTIHDNTNTQTIVDAPHKDLRRARATSLSLIPTSTGSATAIGLIYPELNGKLNGLAVRVPLLNASLTDCVFEVVRPTTVEEINSLLKAASEQAPLKGILGYEERPLVSIDYKDDPRSSIIDALSTMVVDETQVKILAWYDNEWGYANRMVELARKVALSLRN from the coding sequence ATGAAAATTCGTGTGGGAATCAACGGATTTGGTAGGATTGGACGGCTGGCTTTGCGGGCTGCTTGGGGTTGGCCGGAATTAGAGTTTGTCCATATCAATGAAGTTAAAGGTGGGGCTGTAACAGCAGCGCATTTATTGAAATTTGATTCTGTTCACGGGCGTTGGACACCGGAGGTAGAAGCCGAGGGCGATCGCGTTTTGATTGATGGTAAATCCCTCAGCTTTAGCGAGTATTCCCAACCGGGTGAAGTTCCTTGGGAAGAGTTAGGTGTGGATTTGGTGCTGGAATCCTCCGGGAAATTTCGGACAACTGCAACCCTTGATCCTTATTTCAAGCGAGGCGTACAGAAGGTAATTGTGGCGGCTCCGGTGAAGGAAGGAGCGCTAAATATTGTCATGGGAGTCAATGATCATCTATATCAACCTGATACACATCATCTGTTAACTGCTGCTTCCTGTACCACCAACTGTTTAGCCCCAGTTGTCAAGGTGATTCATGAAGGCTTGGGTATTAAACATGGAATTATCACCACAATCCATGACAACACCAACACTCAAACCATCGTTGATGCACCTCACAAGGATTTGCGTCGGGCGCGGGCGACTAGTTTATCGTTAATTCCCACATCAACCGGTTCAGCCACAGCGATCGGACTGATTTATCCCGAACTCAACGGCAAGCTGAATGGTTTGGCGGTGCGAGTACCACTGCTCAACGCTTCTTTGACAGACTGTGTATTTGAGGTTGTGCGCCCCACGACGGTAGAAGAAATTAATAGCCTTTTGAAAGCGGCTTCTGAGCAAGCACCACTCAAAGGCATTCTGGGCTATGAAGAACGTCCTTTGGTATCTATCGACTATAAAGACGATCCTCGCTCTTCTATTATTGATGCCCTCTCCACAATGGTGGTGGATGAGACGCAAGTGAAAATACTCGCTTGGTATGACAACGAATGGGGCTATGCGAACCGCATGGTTGAACTCGCCCGTAAGGTGGCTTTGAGTCTTAGGAATTAG
- a CDS encoding PstS family phosphate ABC transporter substrate-binding protein — MNAVATQLALALGMFALVSSCTSTSNSSDQTQQSQKAAEVADSGKVAAIKIDGSSTVYPITDAIAKQYQTTAKNSPQIEVKFSGTSGGFEKFCAGQIDISDASRPITTEEMAACNKNSIRFIEIPVAFDALTIAVNPQNDWAKDITVEELKKIWEPAAERKITRWNQVRASWPDRPLNLYGAGDKSGTFDYFTQATVGKARASRKDYTASEDDNVLVDGISKDPNALGYFGFSYYEANQNKLKVLAVNNGKGAVLPSRETVEKAKYQPLSRPLLIYVNPWSTQQNGAVYKFVDFYVRNASKTAISVGYIPLPPEAYQIGYVHLNKGKAGTVFAGKSELDLTIGELLRKQKQF; from the coding sequence ATGAACGCAGTAGCAACACAATTGGCTCTCGCGTTGGGGATGTTCGCGTTAGTATCCAGCTGTACATCTACATCGAATTCATCAGATCAAACTCAGCAGTCGCAAAAAGCGGCAGAGGTTGCTGATTCTGGAAAAGTAGCAGCGATCAAAATAGACGGTTCTAGTACTGTATATCCAATTACGGATGCGATCGCCAAACAATATCAAACCACCGCCAAAAATAGCCCCCAAATTGAAGTCAAGTTTTCCGGTACCAGTGGCGGGTTTGAAAAATTCTGTGCTGGACAAATAGACATCAGCGACGCCTCTCGACCAATTACCACCGAAGAGATGGCAGCCTGTAATAAAAATAGCATCAGATTCATAGAAATACCCGTAGCTTTTGATGCCCTGACTATTGCTGTTAATCCTCAAAACGACTGGGCAAAAGACATCACCGTCGAAGAATTGAAAAAAATATGGGAACCTGCGGCTGAAAGAAAAATCACCCGTTGGAACCAAGTACGGGCATCTTGGCCCGATCGCCCACTGAATTTATATGGCGCTGGAGATAAGTCTGGTACTTTTGACTACTTTACACAAGCAACTGTAGGTAAAGCCAGAGCCAGCCGCAAAGATTACACCGCTAGCGAAGATGATAACGTCTTAGTTGATGGTATCAGTAAAGACCCGAATGCTTTAGGATACTTTGGGTTTTCTTATTACGAAGCCAACCAAAATAAGTTAAAAGTGCTGGCAGTTAACAATGGCAAAGGTGCAGTTTTACCATCACGAGAAACTGTAGAAAAAGCCAAATATCAACCACTTTCTCGACCCTTATTAATCTACGTCAATCCTTGGTCTACTCAACAAAATGGTGCAGTATACAAGTTTGTAGATTTCTATGTTCGCAACGCATCAAAAACAGCTATTTCTGTCGGTTATATACCTTTACCACCAGAAGCTTACCAAATTGGTTATGTTCATTTAAATAAAGGCAAAGCCGGAACAGTATTTGCTGGGAAATCAGAACTAGATTTGACGATTGGCGAATTATTACGCAAACAAAAACAGTTTTAG
- a CDS encoding helix-turn-helix transcriptional regulator, whose translation MPTSSTTIPHLIVAGFHALSDPLRIGVIELLRQRELCVCDLCDALGVNQSKLSFHLKTLKEAGLVNSRQEGRWIYYSLNLPQFAALEQYLADYCRLSQILPATPCNKPS comes from the coding sequence ATGCCAACCTCCTCAACTACCATCCCTCATTTAATTGTTGCCGGCTTTCATGCCCTTTCCGATCCCCTCAGAATTGGGGTGATAGAACTGCTGCGACAGCGAGAACTGTGTGTTTGTGACTTGTGTGATGCGTTGGGAGTCAATCAGTCAAAACTCTCATTTCACCTCAAAACCCTCAAGGAAGCTGGTTTAGTCAACTCCCGCCAAGAAGGACGCTGGATTTATTACAGCCTGAATTTACCTCAATTTGCGGCTTTAGAGCAGTATCTAGCCGATTATTGCCGCTTGAGTCAGATATTACCTGCAACTCCCTGCAATAAGCCTTCTTAA
- a CDS encoding Rpn family recombination-promoting nuclease/putative transposase: MIFINPKIDFAFKKIFGSEDSKDILISFLNALIYEEQHIIQDLEILNPYLAPKIRGVKDTYLDIKAKISNAATGEQSTVIIEMQVLNVEGFEKRILYNAAKSYSTQLISGQGYNLLNPVIALTITDFVMFVELNGVISKFILKEKDYLIDYPIYDIELIFVELPKFQKQLSQLETIVDKWLYFLNNARSLQEIPVNLDDIPEIKKAFNIANQANLSLDELEDQEKREIFIQDQKGAITKALSQGREEGREEGREEGKQEKTYEIARKMLGLVDDRTICEFTGLSLTELENVKSSNQGN, encoded by the coding sequence ATGATCTTCATCAATCCCAAGATTGACTTTGCTTTCAAGAAAATCTTCGGTTCAGAAGATAGCAAAGATATTTTGATTAGTTTTCTCAATGCCTTAATTTATGAAGAACAGCATATAATTCAAGATTTAGAAATCCTCAATCCCTATCTTGCTCCAAAAATTCGCGGCGTTAAGGATACTTATCTAGATATCAAAGCGAAGATTAGCAATGCTGCAACTGGTGAGCAAAGCACTGTAATTATCGAAATGCAAGTCCTGAATGTAGAAGGATTTGAAAAAAGAATTTTATATAATGCAGCTAAGTCTTATTCCACTCAATTAATATCTGGACAAGGATATAACCTGCTGAATCCCGTAATTGCCTTAACGATTACCGATTTTGTCATGTTTGTAGAATTGAATGGTGTGATCTCAAAATTCATTTTAAAAGAGAAAGATTATCTGATCGATTATCCGATTTACGATATTGAATTGATTTTTGTGGAACTGCCAAAATTCCAGAAGCAGTTATCGCAATTAGAAACGATAGTCGATAAATGGCTGTATTTCTTGAATAATGCGAGAAGTTTACAAGAAATTCCCGTTAATCTGGACGATATCCCTGAGATCAAAAAGGCTTTTAACATTGCCAATCAAGCAAATCTCAGTCTTGATGAGTTGGAAGATCAAGAAAAACGCGAGATTTTTATTCAGGATCAGAAGGGCGCAATTACCAAAGCTCTATCTCAGGGACGTGAGGAAGGACGTGAGGAGGGACGTGAAGAGGGTAAGCAAGAAAAAACCTATGAGATCGCCAGAAAGATGTTGGGGCTGGTTGACGATCGCACAATTTGCGAGTTTACTGGTTTGTCGCTAACCGAGTTAGAAAATGTGAAAAGTTCCAATCAAGGAAATTAG
- a CDS encoding DUF4058 family protein, protein MPAIFPGMNPYLEHPELFPGLHHLLISEIARFLSHRLRPKYRVAVEVRMYETTDDSSLLVGIPDVIVKNRQNANDIKNINVAVATPTPEPVKVTVPIPITIKEGYLEVKEVGTEQLVTTIEILSPTNKRPGKGRRTYEEKRAQVLGSRTNLLEIDLLRKGEPMPMFGDHIQSDYRILVALGNRRPVADLYAFNLPDVIPSFPLPLRSGDSEPVIDLQTLLNQVYEIYDYDLVIDYSQEPVPTLSESDAVWVDALLRQQGLR, encoded by the coding sequence ATGCCCGCGATATTTCCAGGAATGAACCCATATTTAGAACATCCTGAATTATTTCCTGGATTACATCACTTGCTAATTAGTGAAATCGCTAGATTTTTATCCCATCGACTGCGCCCTAAATATCGAGTCGCTGTTGAAGTGCGGATGTATGAAACCACAGATGATAGTTCCCTACTTGTGGGGATTCCTGATGTGATAGTGAAAAATCGGCAAAATGCCAATGATATCAAAAATATTAATGTAGCAGTTGCTACACCAACACCCGAACCTGTAAAGGTTACAGTGCCAATACCTATCACTATCAAAGAAGGATATTTAGAAGTAAAAGAAGTAGGCACAGAACAATTAGTAACGACAATTGAAATTCTTTCTCCTACTAATAAACGTCCAGGTAAGGGGAGACGCACTTATGAAGAAAAACGCGCACAGGTATTAGGCAGTCGCACCAATTTATTAGAAATCGATTTATTACGCAAAGGCGAACCCATGCCAATGTTTGGCGATCATATTCAGAGTGATTATCGGATTTTAGTTGCCCTGGGAAATCGTCGTCCTGTCGCTGATTTATATGCTTTTAATTTACCAGATGTAATCCCTTCTTTTCCCCTACCTTTGCGTTCTGGTGATAGTGAACCAGTGATAGATTTACAAACATTGTTGAATCAAGTATATGAAATTTATGATTATGATTTGGTTATAGATTATAGTCAAGAACCAGTCCCAACACTATCAGAATCAGATGCAGTTTGGGTGGATGCATTATTGCGGCAGCAGGGGTTAAGATAA
- a CDS encoding aspartate aminotransferase, whose amino-acid sequence MSFDWIVPAERIQKLPPYVFARLDELKAKAREQGLDLIDLGMGNPDGATPQPVVEAAIAALQDPANHGYPPFEGTASFRRAITNWYRRRYDVVLDPDSEALPLLGSKEGLTHLAIAYINPGDVVLVPSPAYPAHFRGPVIAGGQVYSLILKPENDWLIDLAAIPDEVARKAKILYFNYPSNPTAATAPREFFEEIVAFARKYEILLVHDLCYAELAFDGYQPTSLLEIPGAKDIGVEFHTLSKTYNMAGWRVGFVVGNRHVIQGLRTLKTNLDYGIFAALQTAAETALQLPDVYLHEVQQRYRTRRDFLIEGLGKLGWDVPKTKATMYLWVKCPVGQGSTDFALNVLQQTGVVVTPGNAFGVAGEGYVRISLIADCDRLGEALHRFKQAGIRYQPEAVISGSESGV is encoded by the coding sequence ATGAGTTTCGATTGGATTGTCCCAGCAGAACGTATACAAAAGCTACCACCTTATGTGTTTGCCCGTTTAGATGAACTAAAGGCAAAAGCACGAGAACAAGGGTTGGATTTGATTGATTTGGGGATGGGAAACCCCGATGGCGCGACACCACAACCAGTAGTTGAAGCGGCGATCGCGGCTTTGCAAGATCCCGCCAATCACGGTTATCCGCCTTTTGAAGGGACAGCCAGTTTCCGCCGCGCCATCACTAATTGGTATCGTCGTCGTTATGATGTGGTTCTCGATCCTGATAGCGAGGCTTTACCCCTACTCGGTTCTAAAGAAGGATTAACCCATTTAGCGATCGCCTATATCAACCCAGGCGATGTCGTTCTCGTACCCTCTCCCGCCTACCCCGCCCATTTTCGTGGCCCTGTAATTGCTGGGGGACAAGTCTACAGCTTAATTCTCAAGCCAGAAAATGATTGGTTAATTGACTTAGCCGCCATTCCCGACGAAGTTGCGAGAAAAGCCAAAATACTGTACTTCAATTATCCCAGCAATCCCACCGCCGCCACCGCCCCCCGTGAATTTTTTGAAGAAATCGTCGCCTTCGCCCGCAAATATGAAATTTTGCTGGTACATGATTTGTGTTACGCCGAGTTAGCTTTTGATGGTTATCAACCCACCAGCTTGTTAGAAATTCCTGGCGCGAAAGACATCGGTGTCGAGTTTCACACCTTATCGAAAACCTACAATATGGCTGGTTGGCGTGTGGGGTTTGTGGTGGGAAATCGCCACGTAATTCAAGGTTTGCGGACTTTAAAAACTAACTTAGATTATGGTATTTTTGCCGCCTTGCAAACAGCCGCCGAAACTGCCCTGCAACTCCCAGATGTCTACTTGCATGAAGTACAGCAGCGCTACCGCACCCGCCGCGACTTTCTCATAGAAGGATTAGGTAAGTTGGGTTGGGATGTTCCCAAAACTAAAGCTACCATGTATCTATGGGTGAAATGTCCTGTGGGTCAAGGTTCTACAGATTTCGCCCTGAATGTCTTGCAACAAACAGGCGTTGTGGTGACTCCCGGAAATGCTTTTGGCGTAGCGGGTGAGGGGTATGTACGCATTAGCTTGATTGCAGATTGCGATCGCCTAGGTGAAGCTTTGCACAGATTTAAACAAGCTGGTATCCGCTATCAACCTGAAGCTGTGATCTCTGGTTCCGAATCAGGAGTTTAA
- a CDS encoding iron-containing alcohol dehydrogenase family protein codes for MLNQFSTQTLSTQAPSSLFTLAIAPAKVICGVSVLQAAIAQIARLGSHPLIVAGDRTLKISQQHLQPLLEKQKLNVAAVSYGADCCETSLKSLNRAAKEHQADVIIGVGGGKALDTAKLIAFQLQLPVVTIPTSAATCAAWSALSNVYSETGAFLYDVALSNCPDLLILDYELIATAPQSTLVAGIGDAIAKWYEASVSSGNSQQTLTIAAVQQARVLRDILFQKSAVALKEPGSEVWREVVDATVLLAGVIGGLGGAQCRTVAAHAVHNGLTHICGHGSIHGDKVAYGILVQLRIEEMIQGNQLAASSRQQLLKFYAEIGLPKKLDDLGLGNITLSELQTAAEIALSPNSDIHRLPFKVALEQLMAAMVSTTAPIDSRDATNRVSVMGMSDEVEE; via the coding sequence ATGCTCAATCAATTTTCTACTCAAACATTGTCTACTCAAGCCCCTAGTTCATTATTCACGCTAGCGATCGCCCCAGCGAAAGTAATCTGTGGTGTCAGCGTTTTGCAGGCGGCGATCGCCCAAATCGCCCGTTTGGGAAGTCATCCCTTAATTGTTGCAGGCGATCGCACTCTGAAAATTAGCCAACAGCATCTGCAGCCATTGCTAGAAAAGCAAAAGTTAAATGTTGCGGCTGTTTCCTATGGTGCTGATTGCTGTGAAACTAGCCTGAAATCCCTCAATCGAGCAGCTAAAGAACATCAAGCGGATGTAATTATTGGTGTGGGTGGCGGTAAAGCCCTAGATACAGCAAAATTAATCGCTTTTCAGTTACAGTTACCAGTGGTGACAATTCCCACTTCCGCAGCTACTTGTGCGGCTTGGTCTGCCCTCTCAAACGTGTATTCTGAAACTGGGGCGTTTCTCTATGATGTGGCGTTGTCTAACTGTCCAGATTTATTAATCCTCGATTATGAGTTGATTGCAACTGCACCACAAAGTACTCTGGTGGCAGGAATCGGTGATGCGATCGCTAAATGGTACGAAGCATCAGTTAGCAGTGGCAATTCCCAACAAACTTTAACTATTGCTGCAGTTCAACAAGCGCGAGTCTTACGGGATATCTTATTCCAAAAATCAGCAGTTGCCCTGAAAGAACCAGGTAGCGAGGTTTGGCGTGAAGTTGTAGACGCGACAGTTCTATTAGCTGGAGTAATTGGCGGACTCGGAGGCGCACAGTGTCGCACCGTTGCCGCCCACGCAGTGCATAATGGTTTAACCCACATTTGTGGACATGGTAGCATCCACGGTGATAAAGTCGCCTACGGTATCTTGGTGCAACTGCGAATAGAAGAAATGATTCAGGGTAATCAGCTAGCTGCATCATCCAGACAACAGTTATTAAAGTTCTACGCAGAGATTGGACTACCAAAAAAATTAGACGACTTAGGATTGGGTAACATCACTTTGAGCGAGTTACAAACAGCCGCAGAAATTGCCCTCAGTCCTAATTCCGATATCCATCGACTACCTTTCAAAGTCGCATTGGAACAATTAATGGCTGCAATGGTTTCTACCACAGCACCAATAGATAGTCGAGATGCGACTAATCGAGTTTCAGTTATGGGAATGAGTGACGAGGTTGAGGAATGA
- a CDS encoding Ycf51 family protein, with amino-acid sequence MLTTADFFRYTQWSGIATLVFAVLTALGLIFKWGIRFRLVGATGFMLVMTGGLFSLSLVPLSRTVIPGAAKFTLVYDNGSTHAVIATSPQITPTQLEATLRQASSNLYSSGRLGSREENQLTVRARTIIHPEPGVSVPVYLGQIKRSLTNRQDPEVKVEIYPEKFAQLPQPTA; translated from the coding sequence ATGCTCACAACAGCTGACTTCTTCCGATACACCCAATGGTCGGGTATAGCCACTTTGGTATTCGCCGTCTTGACAGCCTTGGGTTTGATTTTTAAATGGGGTATCCGCTTTCGGCTGGTGGGTGCGACTGGTTTTATGTTGGTAATGACTGGTGGTTTATTCTCACTCTCGCTAGTACCCTTAAGTCGCACTGTCATTCCTGGTGCGGCGAAGTTCACTCTAGTTTATGACAATGGTTCTACACACGCGGTAATCGCGACTTCACCCCAGATTACCCCTACACAATTAGAAGCCACATTACGTCAAGCGTCTAGTAATCTCTATTCTTCCGGTCGCTTGGGTTCACGAGAAGAAAACCAACTCACAGTCCGCGCTCGCACGATTATTCACCCAGAACCGGGAGTGTCTGTACCAGTATACTTGGGTCAGATTAAGCGATCACTAACTAATCGTCAAGACCCTGAAGTGAAAGTGGAAATTTACCCAGAAAAATTCGCTCAATTACCTCAACCCACGGCTTAA